From the Bacteroidota bacterium genome, one window contains:
- a CDS encoding efflux RND transporter periplasmic adaptor subunit — MNRCRREIGFNQVLFILLIVPAFLLGCKENKQEETRAKYVIPDSLLKTLTIDSVQNCPLVNVVKLTGMVDFNQDKQANIYSLVSGNIQDIKVQSGDYVWRGQVLAIVKSSEMAGYSYNLTVAEGNVKTAKKQLEAANELYKSGLSSMIEVTNAQANYTQAVSQLEMARRVLKINGSRTNGDYIVRSPISGFVVQKNVTNGTIVRADNNANLFTIADLSDVWVEGNVYEADAQEIHIGDHAEVKILSAPDKVFNGKVDKIMNVLDPTSKVIKVRVVIKNPNCMLKPQMYASVMVANPEGRRALCIPSKALVYDRSRYYVLVYKGKGNADIIPVEVLNTLGDRTYIRSGVKEGDRVISSLALQIYSELNN; from the coding sequence ATGAATAGGTGTAGGCGGGAAATTGGTTTTAATCAGGTTCTTTTCATTTTGTTAATTGTTCCGGCATTTCTTTTGGGATGTAAGGAGAACAAGCAGGAGGAGACAAGGGCTAAGTATGTCATACCCGATTCTCTTTTAAAAACTTTAACCATTGATTCGGTTCAGAACTGTCCATTGGTGAATGTGGTAAAACTTACGGGAATGGTTGATTTCAATCAGGATAAGCAGGCTAATATTTATTCCCTGGTTAGCGGGAATATTCAGGATATAAAAGTCCAGTCAGGTGATTATGTTTGGAGAGGTCAGGTACTGGCAATTGTCAAAAGCAGCGAGATGGCCGGATACAGCTATAATCTTACGGTGGCCGAAGGGAATGTGAAAACTGCAAAGAAACAACTGGAGGCCGCCAACGAACTTTATAAAAGTGGTTTATCTTCAATGATTGAAGTTACCAATGCTCAGGCTAATTACACTCAGGCTGTCTCTCAACTGGAAATGGCCAGGCGTGTGCTTAAGATAAACGGCAGCAGAACCAACGGCGACTATATCGTCAGGTCGCCGATCAGTGGTTTTGTTGTTCAGAAGAATGTTACCAACGGGACTATTGTCAGGGCAGACAATAACGCGAATTTGTTTACAATTGCCGATTTGAGCGATGTGTGGGTTGAGGGAAATGTTTACGAGGCTGATGCTCAGGAAATTCATATCGGTGATCATGCGGAAGTAAAAATATTGTCTGCCCCTGACAAGGTCTTTAATGGGAAAGTGGATAAAATAATGAATGTACTTGATCCGACGAGTAAGGTTATCAAGGTACGCGTGGTGATCAAGAATCCAAATTGTATGCTGAAGCCCCAGATGTATGCCAGCGTGATGGTTGCAAATCCCGAGGGCAGGAGGGCTCTTTGCATCCCGAGCAAGGCTCTTGTTTATGACCGCAGCAGGTATTATGTCCTGGTATATAAGGGCAAAGGGAATGCGGATATTATTCCGGTTGAAGTATTAAATACTCTGGGAGACAGAACCTACATCCGCTCCGGTGTCAAGGAAGGTGACAGGGTGATATCTTCCCTGGCCC